Proteins from a single region of Palaemon carinicauda isolate YSFRI2023 chromosome 32, ASM3689809v2, whole genome shotgun sequence:
- the LOC137625580 gene encoding uncharacterized protein, translating into MEAVIDEPMAARAYPVGHAQIHRPNSARNRQGLLQRGRLQLKKRAPKSIRICTLNVGTMTGHGIEVADMMERRKVQILCFGGKAVTPQHRLLTVDWDRKRTIRGRQEMIPKIRWWKLKEPEYRDTFIERILVELGTWDYEDVDEWWERNSIILKRVGREVLGMSTGKGPRDKGTWWWSNYVQEKIKIKRNAKKTYDETGTEEDKERSKLAKKEAKVAVAQSNLQA; encoded by the exons ATGGAAGCTGTTATAGATGAACCGATGGCCGCTAGGGCGTACCCCGTAGGCCACGCGCAGATACATCGCCCTAATTCTGCGAGAAATAGGCAAGGGCTACTGCAAAGAGGGCGACTGCAGTTGAAGAAGCGAGCcccaaaatctattagaatttGCACCTTGAATGTTGGAACCATGACAGGACATGGAATAGAAGTTGCCGATatgatggagaggaggaaagtacaAATTTTGTGTTTTGGGG GAAAAGCTGTAACTCCCCAGCATAGACTCTTGACAGTAGACTGGGATAGGAAGAGAACAATAAGAGGTAGGCAAGAGATGATTCCAAAGATAAGATGGTGGAAGCTGAAAGAACCAGAATATAGGGATACATTCATAGAGAGGATTTTAGTCGAGCTTGGCACCTGGGATTATGAGGATGTGGATGAGTGGTGGGAACGGAACAGCATTATTCTGAAAAGAGTTGGCAGAGAAGTTTTAGGGATGTCAACAGGAAAAGGGCCCCGAGACAAAGGAACTTGGTGGTGgagtaattatgtacaagaaaaaatcaagatcaagagaaatgcaaagaaaacgtatgatgaaacaggcactgaagaagataaggagagaagtaaATTAGCGAAGAAAGAAGCAAAAGTGGCGGTGGCACAGTCAAATCTGCAAGCATAG